In one window of Henckelia pumila isolate YLH828 chromosome 1, ASM3356847v2, whole genome shotgun sequence DNA:
- the LOC140890056 gene encoding uncharacterized protein → MCFPLIEVFYLKIESFILMIIISVEVLSYLYRVIMYLKEGCSLLLKVRKPSIPFVLRTNLVFNFMPQNEISDKEPVLFKESEVLKRLKNEHDIIQALEYFKFLANSRSFKHTRSTYEMMIKKLGCKGEIDAVQYLFQQMKLERIGCSEDAFISVINSYRQAGVSEQALRTFYRISEFGCAPTVRLYNHLLDALLSENRLHMISPIYSNMNKDGLEPNVYTYNILLKALCKNNSLGGARRLLEEMSNKGCEPDKVSYTTIISFLCKSGRVNEARDLVLKFIPSVSVYNALINGCCIRGNMREAFELLDVMMEKRVSPNVITYTTILNSLVDSGHIDYSLAVLAKMFVQGCDPNTCTFTSLIKGLSSKGRISEALKLFRKIIDDGVLPNQVTYNTLMHGLCMAGNMGDALSLLDQMERNLCLPNIVTYTTLIDGFSKSGNLIGASEMWNKMISLGVCPNALAYTCMIDLLCRTSMFGHAYTLLEKMSTHKCPPNTITFNTFIKGLCVQDRVDWAMELFDEMGKHGCIPNVTTYNEILDGLFKVKNIELAFELVREMEELGIEFNLVTYNTIIHGLSSSGKLEEARKLFGRMMIRGIKPDVFTLNMLIHAYSTHGSVEYAIQLLDSMRHIGLNPDIIAYTSLIRGVIEQVGIEEAFIYLHRMIHEGICPNVSIWSFLVRFLANKMGCVGAVDCMNAILTDPSACI, encoded by the coding sequence ATGTGTTTTCCCTTGATAGAAGTTTTCTACCTGAAGATTGAATCTTTTATCTTAATGATAATTATTTCTGTTGAAGTTCTATCCTACTTGTATCGGGTGATTATGTATTTGAAGGAAGGGTGTTCTTTACTGTTAAAAGTGCGCAAGCCTTCAATCCCGTTTGTGCTCCGCACAAAccttgtattcaatttcatGCCCCAGAATGAAATAAGTGATAAAGAGCCAGTGTTGTTTAAAGAATCTGAAGTGTTGAAGAGATTGAAGAATGAACATGACATTATACAGGCATTggagtattttaaatttttagctAATTCGAGGTCTTTCAAGCACACACGATCAACCTATGAAATGATGATCAAAAAGCTCGGGTGTAAGGGCGAAATAGATGCTGTGCAGTACCTTTTTCAACAGATGAAGTTAGAGAGGATTGGTTGTTCAGAAGATGCTTTTATTAGCGTGATTAACTCCTACAGGCAAGCCGGAGTTTCTGAGCAAGCTTTGAGAACGTTTTATAGAATAAGTGAATTTGGGTGTGCTCCAACAGTTAGGTTGTATAATCATCTATTGGATGCATTGCTCAGTGAGAATAGGTTGCATATGATCAGTCCTATTTACAGTAACATGAATAAAGATGGGTTGGAGCCGAACGTGTATACGTATAATATTCTTTTGAAGGCTTTGTGTAAAAACAACAGTCTGGGTGGCGCTCGTAGGTTGCTTGAAGAAATGTCTAATAAGGGGTGTGAACCTGATAAAGTCAGctatacaactataatatcgtTTTTGTGCAAGTCAGGAAGAGTGAATGAGGCACGGGACTTGGTTTTAAAGTTCATCCCAAGTGTGTCTGTATATAATGCTTTGATTAATGGTTGCTGCATAAGGGGAAACATGAGGGAAGCATTTGAGTTATTAGATGTGATGATGGAAAAGAGAGTTAGTCCAAATGTCATCACATACACTACAATCTTGAATTCTCTTGTTGATTCGGGACACATTGACTACTCCCTTGCTGTTTTGGCCAAAATGTTCGTGCAAGGATGTGATCCCAATACCTGCACTTTTACTTCTTTGATAAAAGGTTTATCCTCGAAAGGTAGAATTTCTGAAGCTCTTAAACTTTTTAGGAAAATAATTGATGATGGAGTTTTGCCGAACCAGGTCACATACAATACACTGATGCACGGCCTCTGCATGGCTGGAAATATGGGTGATGCTTTATCGCTTCTTGATCAAATGGAGAGAAACTTATGCCTTCCAAATATAGTAACATATACTACACTAATTGATGGCTTTTCGAAATCTGGGAATCTGATTGGCGCATCTGAAATGTGGAACAAGATGATATCTCTTGGTGTTTGTCCAAATGCCTTGGCTTATACATGTATGATAGATCTCCTATGCAGAACTTCCATGTTTGGCCATGCTTATACCCTCCTTGAAAAGATGTCAACTCATAAATGCCCACCAAATACAATTACATTCAATACTTTTATCAAAGGTTTGTGTGTTCAAGATAGAGTTGATTGGGCTATGGAATTGTTTGATGAAATGGGAAAACATGGTTGCATTCCCAATGTTACCACTTACAATGAGATATTGGACGGTTTATTTAAGGTTAAAAATATTGAGCTTGCATTTGAACTTGTTAGAGAGATGGAAGAATTGGGAATTGAATTTAACCTAGTGACGTACAATACCATCATACATGGTTTGAGCTCTTCGGGTAAACTTGAGGAGGCGCGTAAGCTTTTTGGAAGAATGATGATTCGAGGAATCAAGCCTGATGTTTTTACATTAAATATGCTAATCCATGCATATTCTACACATGGTAGCGTTGAATATGCCATTCAACTTCTGGATTCTATGCGCCACATAGGCTTGAATCCCGATATAATTGCTTATACAAGTCTCATCCGTGGGGTCATTGAGCAGGTAGGAATCGAAGAAGCCTTCATTTATCTTCATAGGATGATACATGAAGGGATCTGCCCCAATGTTTCAATTTGGAGCTTTTTAGTCCGATTTTTAGCTAACAAGATGGGTTGCGTTGGAGCTGTGGATTGCATGAATGCTATATTGACTGATCCATCTGCGTGCATTTGA